A region from the Achromobacter seleniivolatilans genome encodes:
- a CDS encoding pyridoxine 5'-phosphate synthase: MIELGVNIDHVATLRQQRHTVYPDPVAAALRAEDAGADLITLHLREDRRHIQDADVYAIRPQLRTRMNLECAVTDEMLEIACAVKPSDVCLVPEKRTELTTEGGLEVAGAMGPVSDAVGLLIEAGIRVSLFIDPDPVQIAAAAKAGATVIELHTGAYAEAEGEAAQAELQRIRLAVIEGLRHGLRVNAGHGLHYGNVTPVAAIDGIAELNIGHAIVAQAVFDGWEKAVRDMKALMIQARLQALRGL; the protein is encoded by the coding sequence ATGATAGAACTGGGTGTAAATATTGATCACGTTGCCACGCTTCGGCAACAACGCCATACGGTCTACCCGGACCCGGTTGCCGCCGCGCTGCGTGCCGAAGACGCCGGCGCCGATCTGATCACGCTGCATCTGCGTGAAGACCGCCGTCACATTCAGGATGCGGACGTTTACGCCATCCGGCCGCAGCTGCGCACCCGCATGAATCTGGAATGCGCGGTAACGGACGAAATGCTGGAGATCGCCTGCGCGGTCAAGCCTAGCGACGTCTGCCTGGTGCCTGAAAAGCGCACCGAATTGACGACGGAAGGCGGGCTGGAAGTGGCTGGGGCAATGGGTCCGGTGTCGGACGCAGTTGGCTTGCTAATCGAGGCCGGCATTCGCGTGTCGCTCTTCATTGATCCGGACCCGGTGCAGATTGCGGCGGCTGCCAAGGCTGGCGCCACGGTAATCGAACTGCACACCGGCGCCTATGCTGAAGCCGAGGGCGAGGCAGCCCAGGCCGAATTGCAGCGTATCCGTCTGGCCGTGATCGAAGGCTTGCGCCATGGCTTGCGGGTGAACGCGGGCCACGGTCTGCACTACGGCAACGTCACGCCCGTGGCAGCGATCGACGGCATTGCTGAATTGAACATCGGCCACGCGATCGTGGCGCAAGCGGTGTTTGATGGCTGGGAGAAGGCTGTGCGTGACATGAAAGCCTTGATGATCCAGGCGCGCCTGCAAGCACTGCGGGGCCTGTGA
- the acpS gene encoding holo-ACP synthase, translating to MSEAQKTAATPAAAVAPAAAALVGAAPAGALPAGAIAGIGMDLLRIDRIERALARHGDRFAEKILGVEELQKFHARRSRDPVRGVRFLATRFAAKEAFSKAIGLGMRMPMTWRRVQTLNAPGGRPVLVIAPELRQWYDERFGAAHVSITDESDMAAAYVVVERKP from the coding sequence ATGTCTGAAGCCCAGAAAACCGCAGCTACCCCTGCCGCCGCAGTAGCTCCTGCTGCTGCCGCGCTTGTCGGCGCTGCTCCCGCAGGCGCGCTTCCTGCCGGCGCCATCGCCGGCATTGGCATGGACTTGCTGCGCATCGACCGCATCGAGCGCGCGCTGGCGCGCCACGGCGACCGATTCGCTGAAAAGATCCTGGGCGTTGAAGAACTGCAAAAATTCCATGCGCGCCGCAGCCGTGATCCGGTGCGCGGGGTGCGTTTTTTGGCCACGCGGTTTGCGGCCAAGGAAGCTTTTTCCAAAGCGATCGGCCTGGGCATGCGCATGCCCATGACATGGCGCCGCGTGCAGACGCTGAACGCGCCTGGCGGGCGCCCCGTGCTGGTGATCGCGCCCGAGTTGCGGCAATGGTATGACGAGCGCTTTGGCGCCGCGCATGTTTCCATTACCGACGAATCCGACATGGCTGCCGCTTACGTGGTGGTTGAACGCAAGCCTTGA
- the nagZ gene encoding beta-N-acetylhexosaminidase, translating to MAKKKSKAALPPGPVMVDVAGYSLTKEEKTRLRHPLVGGVILFARNFENRRQLTKLTRQIHKARKEPLLILVDHEGGRVQRFREDGFTALPAMRDLGVLWDRDPLHAMRLATEAGYVLAAELRACGVDMSFTPVLDLDYGVSKVIGNRAFHHDPRVVTMLSRALIQGLALAGMSACGKHFPGHGFVGADSHHEIPVDPRPLDAILKDDGAPYAWLGDAVLPSVMPAHVIYPKVDKHPAGFSKRWVQGILRKRLAYDGVVFSDDLTMEGASVAGDILDRANAALGAGCDMVLVCNRPDLADELLSRLKFDHAPESVERIRRLMPRFDAPDWDTLQAESRYQNARRLQSQIIPG from the coding sequence ATGGCCAAGAAGAAATCCAAGGCGGCCCTGCCTCCCGGCCCCGTGATGGTCGATGTGGCGGGTTACTCGCTAACCAAAGAAGAAAAGACGCGGCTGCGCCATCCGCTGGTGGGCGGCGTGATTCTCTTTGCCCGCAATTTTGAAAACCGCCGTCAGCTGACCAAGCTGACGCGCCAGATACACAAGGCGCGCAAGGAACCGCTGCTGATCCTGGTGGATCACGAAGGCGGCCGCGTGCAGCGTTTCCGCGAAGACGGCTTTACCGCCTTGCCCGCCATGCGCGACCTGGGCGTGCTGTGGGACCGCGATCCTTTGCACGCCATGCGCCTGGCGACCGAGGCGGGTTATGTGCTGGCGGCCGAGCTGCGCGCGTGCGGCGTGGACATGAGCTTTACGCCGGTGCTGGATCTGGATTACGGCGTCAGCAAGGTGATCGGCAATCGCGCTTTCCACCATGATCCGCGTGTGGTCACGATGCTGTCGCGTGCGTTGATTCAAGGTCTTGCCCTGGCCGGCATGTCGGCCTGCGGCAAGCACTTCCCCGGACATGGTTTTGTGGGCGCCGATTCCCACCACGAGATCCCTGTGGACCCGCGTCCGCTGGACGCCATCTTGAAGGACGACGGCGCGCCTTATGCGTGGCTGGGCGACGCCGTGCTGCCGTCGGTCATGCCGGCGCATGTGATTTATCCCAAGGTAGACAAGCATCCGGCTGGCTTTTCGAAGCGCTGGGTGCAGGGCATTCTGCGTAAGCGCCTGGCCTATGACGGCGTGGTGTTCTCGGATGACCTGACGATGGAAGGCGCATCGGTGGCAGGAGACATCCTGGATCGCGCCAACGCCGCTCTGGGCGCGGGCTGCGATATGGTGCTGGTGTGCAACCGGCCGGACCTGGCCGACGAGTTGCTGTCGCGCCTGAAGTTCGATCACGCGCCCGAGTCCGTGGAACGCATCCGCCGCCTGATGCCGCGTTTCGATGCTCCCGATTGGGATACCTTGCAGGCCGAAAGCCGTTATCAGAATGCCCGACGACTTCAATCTCAAATCATTCCTGGCTGA
- the uvrC gene encoding excinuclease ABC subunit UvrC has protein sequence MPDDFNLKSFLADLPHLPGVYRHLDAAGEVMYVGKARDLKKRVSSYFQKNLASPRIAQMVSKVVRLEVTVTRSEAEALILENNLIKSLKPRYNILFRDDKSYPYLLITGHDWPRIAYYRGATNKRGQYFGPFPNAWAVRETIQILQKVFRLRTCEDTVFANRSRPCLLHQIGRCSAPCVGAIEAADYAGDVQRAVRFLNGEAKDVMGEIEARMQQAAGELRFEEAAALRDQMGSLARVLHQQTMENTSGEDTDIIAVAVAGGKVCVNLAMVRGGRHLGDKPFFPTHAEGEAAPQVLEAFVAQHYTDNAMPSVLVCSHALPDPGLIDLLVEQAGGRPSRVLTRPQGARRSWLEQALKNAEMALARALTESGARAGRTLALAEALDLDTDEAALDALRIECFDISHTAGEATQASCVVFEHHDMQPSLYRRYNIAGITPGDDYAAMRQVLTRRFAKVADGEAQMPGLVLIDGGKGQVEVARQVFVELGLDIQTLVGVAKGEGRKVGLETLVFADERPPVALGGESAALMLIAQVRDEAHRFAITGMRARRAKTRNVSRLEEIEGVGARRRQRLLARFGGFSGVASASIEDLASVDGISQDLAERIYEALRG, from the coding sequence ATGCCCGACGACTTCAATCTCAAATCATTCCTGGCTGATCTGCCGCATCTGCCGGGTGTTTACCGGCACCTGGATGCTGCGGGTGAAGTGATGTATGTCGGCAAGGCGCGCGACCTGAAGAAGCGCGTCTCGTCGTATTTCCAGAAGAACCTCGCCAGCCCCCGCATCGCCCAGATGGTGTCGAAAGTGGTGCGGCTGGAGGTGACGGTGACGCGCTCCGAGGCCGAAGCGCTGATCCTGGAAAACAACCTGATCAAGAGCTTAAAGCCGCGCTACAACATTCTGTTTCGCGACGACAAGTCTTACCCGTACCTGTTGATCACCGGCCATGACTGGCCACGCATTGCCTACTATCGCGGCGCAACCAACAAGCGCGGGCAGTATTTCGGGCCGTTTCCCAATGCCTGGGCTGTGCGCGAAACCATCCAGATCCTGCAAAAAGTATTCAGGCTGCGCACCTGTGAGGACACCGTCTTCGCCAACCGTTCGCGGCCCTGTCTGCTGCATCAGATCGGCCGTTGCTCGGCGCCTTGCGTGGGCGCTATTGAAGCCGCCGATTACGCGGGCGATGTTCAACGCGCCGTGCGCTTTCTGAACGGCGAAGCCAAGGATGTGATGGGCGAGATCGAAGCCCGCATGCAGCAGGCGGCAGGCGAATTGCGCTTCGAAGAAGCAGCGGCGCTGCGCGACCAGATGGGATCGCTTGCACGCGTGCTGCATCAGCAGACCATGGAAAACACCAGCGGCGAAGACACCGACATCATTGCGGTGGCTGTGGCTGGCGGCAAGGTCTGCGTGAATCTGGCGATGGTGCGGGGTGGCCGCCACTTGGGCGACAAACCGTTCTTTCCGACGCACGCGGAAGGAGAAGCCGCGCCCCAGGTGCTGGAAGCCTTCGTGGCGCAGCACTACACGGACAATGCCATGCCATCCGTGCTGGTCTGTTCGCACGCTTTGCCTGATCCCGGCTTGATCGATCTGCTGGTGGAACAGGCCGGCGGCCGGCCGTCACGGGTGCTTACCCGTCCGCAGGGCGCGCGGCGTTCGTGGCTGGAGCAGGCGCTGAAAAACGCCGAAATGGCCCTGGCGCGCGCGCTGACAGAGTCAGGCGCCCGCGCGGGCCGCACGCTGGCGCTGGCCGAGGCGTTGGATCTGGATACCGATGAAGCCGCCCTGGACGCGCTGCGGATCGAGTGCTTCGACATCAGCCACACGGCTGGCGAAGCCACGCAGGCGTCCTGTGTGGTGTTTGAACACCACGACATGCAGCCGTCGCTATATCGCCGTTACAACATCGCCGGCATTACCCCGGGCGACGACTACGCCGCCATGCGCCAGGTGCTCACGCGCCGTTTTGCCAAGGTGGCAGACGGCGAGGCGCAAATGCCGGGGCTGGTGCTGATCGACGGCGGCAAAGGCCAGGTGGAAGTGGCGCGCCAGGTTTTCGTGGAATTGGGCCTGGATATCCAAACTCTGGTGGGCGTGGCCAAGGGAGAAGGGCGCAAAGTCGGCCTGGAAACCCTGGTGTTCGCCGACGAACGGCCCCCCGTGGCCTTGGGCGGCGAGTCTGCCGCGCTGATGCTGATCGCCCAGGTGCGAGACGAAGCGCACCGTTTTGCCATTACGGGCATGCGGGCGCGCCGCGCCAAGACGCGCAACGTGTCGCGCCTGGAAGAGATCGAAGGCGTGGGCGCCCGGCGCCGCCAGCGGTTGTTGGCCCGATTTGGCGGGTTTTCGGGGGTGGCGTCAGCCAGCATCGAAGATCTGGCGTCGGTGGATGGAATTTCGCAGGACCTGGCGGAGCGGATTTATGAAGCGCTGCGGGGTTGA
- the pgsA gene encoding CDP-diacylglycerol--glycerol-3-phosphate 3-phosphatidyltransferase, translated as MPINVPIILTWLRIAMIPLVVGLFYLPESWISVPTRDTFAAWAFIIAALTDWFDGWLARRWNQTSAFGAFLDPVADKLMVCAALIVLLDLSRVDAFISLIIIGREITISALREWMAKIGASASVAVHRLGKFKTAAQMVAIPCLLYNQPVYGVSTKMLGDVLIIVAAVLTVWSMLYYLQRAWPAIREKAM; from the coding sequence ATGCCAATTAACGTACCCATTATCCTGACGTGGCTGCGAATCGCCATGATTCCGCTGGTGGTCGGGCTGTTCTACCTGCCCGAGAGCTGGATATCCGTACCTACGCGCGACACATTTGCTGCCTGGGCCTTCATCATTGCTGCGTTGACCGACTGGTTTGACGGCTGGCTGGCCCGCCGCTGGAACCAGACCTCGGCATTTGGCGCGTTTCTGGACCCTGTTGCCGACAAGCTGATGGTTTGCGCCGCGCTGATCGTCCTGCTGGACTTGAGCCGCGTCGACGCGTTCATCTCGCTGATCATCATCGGCCGTGAAATTACCATTTCGGCATTGCGCGAATGGATGGCCAAGATCGGCGCCAGCGCGAGCGTGGCCGTGCACCGGCTGGGCAAATTCAAGACGGCGGCGCAGATGGTGGCAATTCCCTGCCTGCTGTACAACCAGCCCGTCTACGGCGTCAGCACCAAGATGCTGGGCGATGTGCTGATCATTGTGGCGGCGGTGCTGACGGTCTGGTCGATGCTGTACTACTTGCAACGCGCCTGGCCCGCCATTCGCGAAAAAGCCATGTGA
- a CDS encoding MFS transporter, with amino-acid sequence MNTAANTLPSETDVRWRDWKTILLIGVAHASSHFFQLVLPLLYIPLGAEFGLDFARLGLLVSTFYVVSGIGQASSGFVVDRIGARPVLWFGLTCFVVSGLLIGSSTGYPMLVAAAVVGGIGNSVFHPADYSIINHRITASRLGHAFSAHGLTGNLGWALTPIFMTSITLLAGWRVAAYSAAGLVAVVLVLTVLGRGLLGGPSPLDTQTDAKGAAKPVKPQEGVLTTLATLLAKPALWGAFLFFAFTSIALSSVQNYTIPLLGQLYDLSKVVASSALSGYMVASAVGMAAGGFLVSANPRTERTVMVALMLAGLTLVVLALGLVPAVLAAPVVGLAGFCSGVAAPSRDMLIRRVTPKGSTGSVYGLVYSGMDVGSALGPLAFGLLLDAGLRQGPWIGAGVAFTVAALLAQWIAVQARRADPAAGVAVARS; translated from the coding sequence ATGAACACCGCTGCGAATACCTTGCCCTCGGAAACTGACGTCCGCTGGCGCGACTGGAAAACCATCCTGCTGATTGGCGTGGCCCACGCCTCGTCGCACTTTTTCCAACTGGTTCTTCCCTTGCTTTACATCCCGCTGGGAGCGGAGTTCGGCCTGGATTTCGCGCGGCTGGGGCTGCTGGTATCGACGTTTTATGTGGTGTCGGGCATCGGCCAGGCATCCTCTGGCTTCGTCGTGGATCGTATCGGCGCGCGGCCGGTGCTGTGGTTCGGGCTGACCTGCTTTGTGGTGTCAGGGCTGCTGATCGGGTCGTCCACTGGTTACCCCATGCTGGTTGCGGCGGCAGTCGTGGGCGGCATCGGTAATTCGGTGTTTCACCCGGCCGACTATTCCATCATCAACCATCGCATCACGGCGTCCCGGCTGGGACACGCTTTCTCGGCGCACGGGCTGACCGGCAATCTGGGCTGGGCGTTGACGCCTATCTTCATGACGTCCATTACTTTGCTTGCCGGCTGGCGCGTGGCGGCCTATAGCGCGGCGGGACTTGTGGCGGTGGTGTTGGTGCTGACGGTTCTTGGGCGCGGCCTGCTGGGTGGCCCTTCGCCGCTGGACACGCAGACGGACGCCAAGGGCGCTGCCAAGCCAGTCAAACCGCAGGAAGGCGTGTTGACCACCTTGGCCACGCTGCTCGCCAAGCCGGCGCTGTGGGGCGCATTCCTGTTTTTTGCCTTCACGTCCATCGCGTTGTCATCGGTGCAAAACTACACCATTCCCCTGCTGGGCCAGCTGTATGACCTGAGCAAGGTCGTGGCCAGCTCGGCCTTGTCCGGCTATATGGTGGCGTCGGCGGTAGGCATGGCGGCAGGCGGTTTTCTGGTGTCGGCCAACCCGCGCACCGAACGCACCGTCATGGTGGCGCTGATGCTGGCCGGCTTGACGCTGGTGGTGCTGGCGCTGGGTTTGGTGCCTGCTGTGCTGGCGGCGCCTGTAGTGGGGCTGGCGGGCTTTTGCTCAGGCGTCGCCGCGCCGTCGCGCGACATGCTGATCCGCCGCGTGACGCCCAAGGGCTCAACCGGCTCGGTCTATGGCCTGGTGTATTCGGGTATGGACGTGGGTTCTGCGCTGGGCCCGCTGGCGTTCGGTTTGCTGCTGGATGCCGGTTTGCGCCAAGGCCCGTGGATTGGCGCCGGTGTGGCGTTTACGGTGGCCGCGCTGTTGGCTCAGTGGATCGCCGTGCAGGCCCGGCGTGCCGATCCCGCTGCGGGCGTAGCAGTAGCTCGCTCGTGA
- a CDS encoding cytochrome-c peroxidase: protein MRKKSAMLAVGIVLGLWAGQATAAPRQEPISPIEAAVIKDPAKVELGKKLFFDPRLSRSGAISCNSCHNLGMGGSDNLKASIGHKWQQGSINSPTVLNSSLNIAQFWDGRAKDLRDQAGGPIANPMEMASTHELAVQVLNSIPGYQAEFKQVFGKDVITIEEVTGALAAFEETLVTPNSRFDQWLKGNDKALTVKELAGYTLFKNSGCVACHNGAAVGGNSCQKMGLIAPYQTDNKAEGRSAVTGKDADRFNFKVPTLRNVALTYPYFHDGEAATLTQAVDVMGRLQLGRTFTAEENAQIVAFLKTLTGDQPAIQYPVLPPSEDGTPRPEPFMK from the coding sequence ATGAGAAAGAAAAGCGCGATGCTTGCAGTGGGTATTGTCCTGGGTTTGTGGGCGGGGCAGGCTACAGCGGCCCCTCGCCAAGAACCCATTTCCCCGATCGAAGCGGCGGTGATCAAAGATCCCGCCAAAGTCGAATTGGGAAAGAAGCTCTTCTTTGATCCCCGCTTGTCACGGTCAGGGGCAATCTCCTGTAATTCCTGCCACAACCTGGGCATGGGCGGGTCCGACAATCTGAAGGCGTCCATCGGGCACAAGTGGCAGCAGGGCTCGATCAATTCGCCCACCGTGTTGAACTCCAGCTTGAACATTGCGCAGTTCTGGGACGGGCGTGCGAAAGACCTGCGTGATCAGGCGGGCGGCCCAATCGCCAATCCGATGGAGATGGCGTCTACGCATGAGCTGGCGGTGCAGGTGCTGAACTCGATTCCGGGTTACCAAGCGGAATTCAAGCAGGTGTTTGGCAAGGACGTCATCACGATCGAAGAGGTGACGGGCGCTCTGGCGGCGTTTGAAGAAACGCTGGTGACGCCAAACTCGCGTTTTGACCAGTGGCTAAAGGGCAACGACAAGGCGTTGACGGTGAAAGAGCTGGCTGGCTATACGCTGTTCAAGAACAGTGGTTGCGTGGCCTGCCACAACGGCGCGGCCGTGGGCGGCAATTCATGCCAGAAGATGGGTCTGATCGCGCCGTACCAAACGGATAACAAGGCGGAAGGCCGCTCGGCGGTAACGGGCAAGGATGCTGACCGCTTCAACTTCAAGGTGCCAACCTTGCGCAACGTGGCGCTGACCTATCCGTACTTTCATGACGGCGAGGCGGCCACGCTGACCCAGGCGGTGGATGTGATGGGCCGTCTGCAACTGGGCCGCACTTTCACGGCCGAGGAAAACGCGCAGATTGTGGCGTTCTTGAAGACGCTGACGGGCGATCAGCCGGCCATCCAATACCCCGTGCTGCCGCCGTCGGAAGATGGCACGCCCCGGCCCGAGCCCTTTATGAAGTAG
- the queF gene encoding NADPH-dependent 7-cyano-7-deazaguanine reductase QueF (Catalyzes the NADPH-dependent reduction of 7-cyano-7-deazaguanine (preQ0) to 7-aminomethyl-7-deazaguanine (preQ1) in queuosine biosynthesis), which produces MTLSHGPLGQSVAYASQYDPSLLFPIARSHNRAALNLTAGNLPFQGVDLWNAYELSWLDAKGKPRVAMATFSVPADSPNIIESKSFKLYLNSFNQTRLVNSAALRGRLERDLSAAAGAPVGLDFFLPQRFSELQMGEMDGIYIDKLDIEIDTYEPAPEVLRTRPGDVVEETLASRLLKSNCPVTGQPDWASVQIRYRGTPIDRESLLRYVVSFRQHAEFHEHCVERIFSDIMQACAPEQLTVYARYTRRGGLDINPWRSNFETAPPADVRTVRQ; this is translated from the coding sequence ATGACGCTGTCTCACGGCCCGCTGGGCCAGAGCGTGGCCTATGCCTCGCAGTACGACCCCTCGCTGCTTTTTCCCATTGCGCGCTCGCACAACCGCGCGGCGCTCAATCTCACCGCGGGCAATCTGCCCTTCCAGGGTGTGGATTTGTGGAATGCCTATGAGTTGTCCTGGCTGGATGCCAAAGGCAAGCCGCGCGTCGCCATGGCGACGTTCTCGGTGCCGGCTGACAGCCCCAACATCATCGAATCCAAGTCGTTCAAGCTGTACCTGAATTCGTTCAACCAGACGCGTCTGGTGAATTCGGCTGCCCTGCGCGGCCGCCTTGAACGCGACCTGAGCGCCGCTGCTGGCGCGCCGGTCGGTCTGGACTTTTTCCTGCCCCAGCGCTTTTCTGAATTGCAGATGGGCGAAATGGATGGCATCTATATCGACAAGCTGGATATCGAGATCGATACCTACGAGCCTGCTCCCGAGGTGTTGCGCACGCGTCCAGGCGATGTCGTCGAAGAAACGCTGGCCTCGCGTCTATTGAAATCAAACTGCCCGGTGACCGGCCAGCCGGACTGGGCCAGTGTGCAAATCCGCTATCGCGGCACGCCTATCGATCGCGAATCGTTGCTGCGTTATGTGGTGTCGTTCCGCCAGCATGCCGAATTCCATGAGCACTGCGTTGAGCGCATTTTCAGCGACATCATGCAAGCCTGCGCGCCCGAGCAACTCACGGTTTACGCGCGTTACACGCGCCGGGGCGGTTTGGACATCAACCCCTGGCGCAGCAACTTTGAAACCGCGCCGCCGGCGGACGTACGCACCGTCCGCCAGTAG
- the aceA gene encoding isocitrate lyase — protein MSTRETEIRNLQKDWAENSRWQGIKRDYSAEDVIRLRGSIGVEHTLARRGATRLWELLHSEPFVNSLGALTGNQAMQQVKAGLNAIYLSGWQVAGDANLAGEMYPDQSLYPANSVPQVVRRINNSLSRCDQIQWMEGKNPGDEGYIDYFAPIVADAEAGFGGVLNAFELMKAMIDAGAAGVHFEDQLASVKKCGHMGGKVLVPTREAVAKLVSARLAADTMGTPTLLLARTDADAADLVTSDVDENDRPFITGERTVEGFFRTKAGIDQAISRGLAYAPYADLIWCETSTPNLEYARKFADAIHRQFPGKLLAYNCSPSFNWKKNLDDATIAKFQRELGAMGYKFQFITLAGFHSLNYGMFELAHGYARRQMSAFVELQQKEFAAAEIGFTAVKHQREVGTGYFDAVTQTIENGQSSTTALTGSTEEAQFEHGKTQKVA, from the coding sequence ATGAGCACTCGCGAAACCGAAATCCGCAATTTGCAAAAAGACTGGGCCGAGAACAGCCGTTGGCAGGGCATCAAGCGCGACTACAGCGCCGAAGATGTCATCCGCCTGCGCGGTTCGATTGGCGTGGAACACACGCTGGCCCGTCGTGGCGCGACCCGTTTGTGGGAGCTTTTGCATAGCGAGCCTTTCGTGAATTCGCTGGGCGCCCTGACCGGCAACCAAGCCATGCAGCAGGTCAAGGCCGGCCTGAATGCTATTTATCTGTCTGGCTGGCAAGTGGCGGGCGACGCCAACCTGGCCGGCGAGATGTATCCCGACCAATCGCTGTACCCCGCCAACTCGGTGCCGCAAGTGGTTCGTCGCATCAATAACTCGCTTTCGCGCTGCGACCAGATCCAGTGGATGGAAGGCAAGAACCCTGGCGATGAAGGCTATATCGATTACTTCGCGCCCATCGTGGCGGATGCCGAAGCCGGTTTCGGCGGCGTGCTGAATGCCTTCGAACTGATGAAGGCCATGATCGACGCGGGCGCCGCGGGCGTTCACTTTGAAGATCAGCTGGCCTCCGTGAAGAAGTGCGGCCACATGGGCGGCAAGGTGCTGGTTCCCACTCGTGAAGCCGTGGCCAAGCTGGTGTCGGCCCGTCTGGCCGCCGATACGATGGGCACGCCCACCCTGCTGCTGGCCCGCACTGACGCCGATGCCGCAGATCTGGTGACGAGCGATGTGGACGAGAACGATCGCCCGTTCATCACAGGCGAGCGCACGGTGGAAGGTTTCTTCCGCACCAAGGCCGGTATTGATCAAGCCATTTCGCGTGGCCTGGCCTACGCGCCTTATGCCGATCTGATCTGGTGCGAAACGTCTACGCCCAATCTGGAATACGCCCGTAAGTTCGCGGACGCCATTCACCGCCAGTTCCCGGGCAAGCTGTTGGCGTACAACTGCTCGCCGTCATTCAACTGGAAGAAGAACCTGGACGACGCCACGATCGCCAAGTTCCAGCGCGAGCTGGGCGCTATGGGCTACAAGTTCCAGTTCATCACGCTGGCTGGCTTCCATTCGCTGAACTACGGCATGTTTGAACTGGCGCACGGTTATGCGCGCCGTCAGATGAGCGCCTTTGTGGAATTGCAGCAAAAGGAATTTGCCGCCGCCGAAATCGGTTTCACCGCCGTGAAGCACCAGCGCGAAGTGGGCACCGGCTACTTCGATGCCGTGACGCAAACCATCGAAAACGGCCAGTCTTCCACCACCGCGTTGACCGGTTCGACGGAAGAAGCCCAGTTCGAACACGGCAAGACGCAGAAGGTTGCGTAA
- a CDS encoding O-methyltransferase has protein sequence MDAKITEVLEIFEERIRLERASPRETPPGGRDGGQDQRMRAIGPETGQLLNTLVKSLEAPTVLELGTSFGYSAIWLAEAARATGGRLITMELHEYKSAHAQKMAAQAGLSDLIDFRVGDAVQMIAALPDKLDFVFVDLWKDLYEPCLEAFYPRLKPGAIIVADNMLRPSPEEVKGYQRAIRAKPGMTSVLLPVGSGIEVSRYEPD, from the coding sequence ATGGATGCCAAGATCACCGAAGTGCTTGAAATCTTTGAGGAACGGATTCGGCTTGAACGCGCGAGTCCGCGTGAGACGCCGCCGGGCGGGCGCGATGGCGGGCAGGACCAGCGGATGCGGGCCATCGGACCAGAAACCGGGCAGTTATTGAACACGCTGGTAAAAAGCCTGGAGGCGCCGACGGTGCTGGAACTGGGCACGTCATTCGGTTATTCCGCCATCTGGCTGGCCGAAGCCGCGCGCGCCACGGGCGGCCGCCTGATCACGATGGAACTGCATGAATACAAATCGGCGCACGCGCAGAAGATGGCAGCGCAAGCCGGCTTGTCGGATCTGATCGACTTCCGTGTTGGCGATGCCGTACAGATGATTGCAGCGCTGCCAGACAAGCTGGACTTTGTTTTCGTGGACTTGTGGAAGGACTTGTACGAGCCGTGCCTGGAAGCGTTCTACCCGCGATTGAAACCCGGCGCCATCATCGTTGCCGACAACATGCTGCGCCCCTCGCCTGAAGAGGTGAAAGGTTACCAGCGCGCCATTCGCGCCAAGCCCGGTATGACCAGTGTGCTGCTGCCCGTGGGCAGCGGCATTGAAGTCAGCCGATACGAACCTGACTGA